The Corylus avellana chromosome ca8, CavTom2PMs-1.0 genome has a segment encoding these proteins:
- the LOC132190154 gene encoding lisH domain-containing protein C1711.05, giving the protein MPKTLIRENPAVDPSLLALKPRQVLLANLTTMKKPSSGKASSSALTADQKARLLQAVAQFLDRSGFSKTLKKFRSEAQVEKDGQKGSTLDLEEIYHKYLDMWNLSNTEVSNQDKQDTKIEDTSKRDEERDATEIVETGSKKNNKISTLSNSNNAKEIITNDAAPELNIRSKKTKKSKKISDSLGQGTEQFNTEISKGPAGLIACVSHMEEEPDKKSKEKKKKKSKSDSGSLVNSVEHPLLESLPGATEEKSVECSRDAQANNSSATTEDKSVKSKGKKKKKDNLEDLETGDVNGNHSKDNDCETPDDDVANNKKKSSKKRKRLASEENDLQPVDKKAGEESKRRKVEGLQQSERSEQPAEVNVSLVSDGQTNGSLEENGEKPAFQKTKNQHNGSVEPKTANAFRRIKAEEVIFTDKRLEDNSYWAKDGAESGYGAKAQEILGQVRGRDFRHEKTKKKRGTYRGGQIDLQSHSVKFNYSDEE; this is encoded by the exons ATGCCCAAAACCCTAATAAGAGAGAACCCAGCAGTGGACCCTTCCCTTCTAGCCCTGAAGCCTCGCCAAGTTCTGCTCGCGAACCTAACCACCATGAAGAAGCCCAGCAGCGGCAAGGCCTCCTCCTCTGCCCTAACCGCGGACCAGAAGGCCCGTCTCCTCCAAGCTGTGGCTCAGTTCTTGGACCGCAGTGGGTTCTCCAAGACCCTCAAGAAGTTTCGGTCCGAAGCGCAGGTCGAG AAAGATGGTCAGAAGGGTTCCACACTggatttggaagaaatttacCACAAGTATTTGGACATGTG GAATCTTTCCAACACAGAAGTAAGCAACCAGGACAAGCAAG ATACAAAGATTGAGGACACTAGTAAAAGAGATGAAGAACGTGACGCTACTGAGATTGTGGAGACTGGAAgtaagaaaaacaacaaaattagtACACTTTCTAATTCTAACAATGCCAAGGAGATAATAACAAATGATGCAGCCCCAGAACTAAATATAAGATCTAAAAAGACGAAGAAAAGCAAGAAGATTTCTGATTCGCTCGGTCAAGGAACTGAACAATTCAACACAGAAATATCAAAGGGGCCTGCTGGTCTTATTGCTTGTGTATCTCATATGGAGGAGGAACCTGATAAGAAAAgcaaggagaaaaagaaaaagaaaagcaagtcAGATTCCGGATCTCTAGTTAATTCTGTGGAACATCCCTTATTAGAATCACTGCCTGGAGCAACTGAGGAAAAATCTGTGGAGTGTTCAAGAGATGCCCAAGCTAATAATTCTAGTGCTACTACAGAAGATAAGAGTGTCAAATCTAAAggtaagaaaaagaagaaggataatTTGGAGGATCTTGAGACAGGAGATGTAAATGGAAACCATTCTAAAGATAATGATTGTGAAACGCCAGATGACGATGTGGctaacaacaagaagaaaagttccaaaaaaagaaaaagattggCTTCTGAAGAAAATGATTTACAGCCTGTCGACAAAAAAGCAGGTGAAGAATCAAAACGTAGAAAGGTAGAAGGTTTGCAACAATCTGAGAGAAGTGAGCAGCCTGCAGAGGTGAATGTGTCCCTAGTAAGTGATGGGCAGACAAATGGAAGCCTTGAGGAAAATGGAGAGAAACCTGCCTTTCAGAAAACTAAGAACCAACATAATGGTTCAGTTGAG CCAAAGACAGCTAATGCATTTCGGCGGATAAAAGCTGAGGAGGTGATATTCACTGATAAGAGGCTTGAAGATAATTCTTACTGGGCAAAG GATGGGGCAGAAAGTGGCTATGGTGCAAAAGCACAAGAAATTCTTGGGCAAGTTAGAGGACG ggaTTTTCGGCATGAAAAGACCAAGAAGAAGCGTGGGACATATAGAGGTGGGCAGATTGATTTGCAATCTCACTCCGTTAAGTTCAATTATTCAGATGAAGAATGA